aaagttTATGTATGTAAGGGTGTGACGGTGGAAATTAGTTTATTAGTAAACTGATTTCATTAATCAACCGACATATTTGAGAGGCAGTTGATGTACATGTATTTGTGTAATACAGAAAGTGTAACCGTATGGTGGTTATTATGGATGAATCGACGTATCAATTGCGGTTAGTGCATGGCATGATAGATACGAAGTTACACCACTTTTCGTGAAGAGCCATGCAACACCTATAAATACATGTGTGCTCTCATTCATTAGTAACACAATCCAATACATTATATACACAAAAAAGTCATGGTATATACACATGTATATATTCACTATATAAAGATTTTTGATTCTTTATATATCAAAAACAATCATTAAAAGCTTGAGGTCAAAGAGGGGATAAAATCAATTGAAAGATCCAGTCAAAGAAAGGACTAACATCAATTAGTGGATTTCAACCTCTACATCAAACAAAGAAAGtatggatggaggttggtgatTTTATCTCCAATATATAGTATAAATATTGTGATTGAATTAATACAAATCTAGAAATAGATTTCATTATCAAAATCATTAAAGAATTGAGATATGACTTATAGTGAAGGCCAGAAATGATGCTCTAGATTTTGCATTTGATGAATCAATTAATGAAACAGCTGTATTCAAAGCTCTTGCTATTTACAGAAATctttatctttgttttcttcatCATGTCTTGGAATGTATGTTTTCAGACGAACTAGGCTgaggaaagagaaagagaaagaggtGCAGCACTGTGAAGTCCGCTGAGCCTCCGATGAGAGATGCTCTCTGTGGGAAGAAGAGGTGATGCAAGCCGGCAAGATGACGTCTGTTATTGTGCAGCGGCGCAGAACAAAGTGATAGATGAAATCAGGGCTTGAGAGAGATAAAaatggaggtggaggtggaggtttGGGATGGGAGAGACAAAATGAGGCGGGCTATTATGTTGGCCAATTGTGTTTAACctaataattttaaattcttgGTGTACATTTTGTtggtttaattattttattgaatagTTTAGACTATTAAATGGCCCATTAATTCACCAATCCCATAAATTAAGAATGAATTGCCAATTTGATATTCCCATTTATCTCATTATTTGTCaatcaattaataatttaacTATTAATTGGTCTCATTTTTCTAAATGACCATTAATCTCATCAAcctcataaataaaaaaatgaattggcCAATTTGAGATCCATTGATCTCATTAATTGCCGATCAATCAATAATTCAGTATTAAAATCAtgttacatttttattttatgttttcattCATCAATAATTTAGAAACTTTGTATTCCAATTTCAACAATTTTGGCACAAGACTACATTATCTTAACGGATCCTTTCAAGTTACATTTTAGTACTCCACATACAAAGTTAGAGAATGGGGTTggaattttataatttcaattttattaatttagtaaTTGGGGTTTTAATCAATTGGTAGTGATAAATGTACTTAAATTTGTATATAtaaaatttctttatttatatttttgggattgtatatttaaattgttttaaatatttgtaattttaaattttttaataatgtaattgtatttgatttcaAGTAATTGAGTCAAAATGTGAATTCATTGTGATGAAATTAAATCGAGTCGTGCATCGCATGAGTGTGGATACTGGTTGATATAACGTGCAGTATAGCACGCCAATGGAGACtttcaaaatattaataaatgatTTATAAAACGGAAAGCTAATAAAACAAACGAGGATAAACATGGAATAGCTAGCCTACAAATTCCGAATCTCTTGAATTGTAAGCTTTGATATTGGAAAAGCTACATGACCATGATATGATCCgccaaaataagaaaatatttataaatttagaaTAATATAAAATTGTTTCATACGGATTAATACATGGAAGGTCATTAATTAAGGAGATATTAATTTTTTCTCTCATTGGTGAGAAATTCATTAGGTcacattaaactcaaatatacTTGCCGCGTATATATAAATACGTGCAAGTGTGCAACCCaaaaagagaaaatagtttAAAAGTAACAAGACAAACGCAATCACAACGTTTCAAGACAAAGAGATGGATTACATATGATTTTTGTCTCCTTCAAATATTCCAAACAACACGAGTCTATAAATCTTCCCAGATTGATATAGGAAATCTACTATTGAATGTCACATGAATTAGTCAAGATCTAGTTGTCTTGGATTATGACTTGTTGCTCAAAAAGGATTTACCACCGAAACGAGTTTTAGTGAGTTGCGATTCCATGTAGTGTTTATACTCCATAGAATGGTAGATTAATTGCAGAGCCATCCTTTCGACCAGTGGCGCAGCCAGCCCAACAATAGCGTCCCATGCTGGGCAATTCATTACAATCATtgaaattctctctctctctctctctctctctctctctctctctctctctctctctctctctctctctctctcaccacAGTTGTATGCTTTAGAGACTTAAACCTTCCATTTGTAAATATCTGTCCAATATTACATGCAAAAAGTACATatatattcaaatataaaaCTTTTTAGCTTATTGGTAAAATAGTCAAAGAGAAAAAGTTGTTGAAATAATATAGTGTATGGTGGGGCCCATAAATGAATATAActattattatgggacggatgaaaaaaaatcggcctatttctatggaacgaagagagtatataTAGTAAATGTGGGCCACATGTAGCTTCGGCCCAGCATGTGAAGTGTGTTTTCTCCATGTATGAGTAGTGTGTATTTTTAAAGTACTAACCCTCATTTTATGgtgtatttataatattattgttgattTCATCAACCATACTGAATAGGGAGTCAATCACATGGTAAATCTGTGTAGTCATTAGCAATATTGAATTTGATGTCATTTTCTTCTTCCCTTTGGTTGTTTTTCGGCAATGTGAGGTAAGGGAAGACTAATTAATTTGCCATTGCTGTGCAtagattaaatatttaaaatatatgacAGATCAAATGTAACGATCTCTTTGCATACATTGTACCTGGAAGTGGgctaaattaataattttgaaTACATATAATATGTACGTATCTAGAATATCTTGTTTTCTTAATACTCCACGCATGTAGACTTAAGATAACGTTGACTGCTTGAAGTTGATGTATCAACTACAGCGTTTCTAAATGCATACAACAATTGATTGGGATTTGGACCCTCTCTTATAATATCCTAATGCTTTTACCGTCCTATTAAAAAGGAAACATTTTCCGTTTTGATTCGATTGTCACATTAAAAATGGAACGTTtttcaaaatagaaataatcatctctacttttttttttctctctttattaactCAAAAAATAGCACCACGTGAAATCTTGTGCcgaaaaacaaatgtttcatgatatttaatgggacaaagggagtattttataaaaaaaattaataatttaatgttACAGTTTATGAATAAATTGTTAGAGGGAGTGCCACAGCACCTCTGCAGTGTATTCCACAACAGCAGGAGTTCCAAATCCGATTGTTCTATAGTACAACATGGCCTATCATCCGCAAACTAATGGTTCAATTACaattttatagtagtacttaTTAAGTTCTTGTCGCAAGTTTTGTGAGATATATGGTCCTAATAAACCCCCGGCCGAAAATTTGTATACTACCTCTCTATAACGTATGATCCAAGTATTTGAGCTGTCTGTCCTAATTGGTTTGATTATGGTTGTAGGAACTTATCTCTGACTTTGAAGTGTCTGAAGGCATCTACTCCCACGCTTGGTTGAACATGatttaatgcatataattggtaaaataagagagaggtagaaagaaaaagtaactgaagtattgttagtggagaataatCATACTGAGAaaatagtttccaaaattagaaaaagaaatagTGTATATTATTATTTGAGTTATTAATGAAAGACACAGTACACATTATAGAGATAAACtgaaaaaatagtactccctccgtcccataatagatgtcacactttcctttttagtttatcccacaaaagataacacatttccatttttggaaaaagcTCTCtctcacataaatataaaaatcatattttctctttccatttaacacacaaaataaaacttccTAAAATTGCGTGTcatcccacaagtgtgacatcttttattggacggagggagtacaacctAACTCAATAATTTAATTGGTAGAGAATATGATCTGCTGTTCCAAAAGGGATTTCCCATCGAAGCGCGATTTGGTGAGCTGCGACTCCACGTACTCTTCATACTTCATTGCATAGTACTTTGCTCCCCCATCTTTCTCCACCAGCGCCTCCGCCGGTCCGATCACCGCCTCCCCTGAGGGACCATTCGCTACCACGATCGAGATTCTATCTTTCTCCTCATTCACTACTGCTCTGTGTTTCACGCTCTTACACCTTCCATTGGTGAATATCTGTCCGCGCGGTTAATTATACGCTGTTAGTTTTACTTAATTATACTCATATACTACAAGTTTATAGCTAATTATACCTCAAGTTGGTCAGCTGCATTGACCAAAATAGAATTCTGAGGAGAGTCGGCGTTGAACCACTTGCCATCGTGCTCGATTTGGAGACCGGCGACACCGTTGTGTACGAGAAatgtgaacatacctggatctgTATGCTGGGGAATGCCGATGGCTTGGTCCGGCTGAGGGCAACGTGGATAATAATTGGTCACAAACATTTGAAAACTAGATTCCATCTTCAATATTTCATCCACGTAACGACGTTGATTCAATTCTAGGGCTTCGCATACTGCTTCGACTAGCTCTAATGCTAATTTCCTCGTTATTTGGGTGTATTCCTGCACCACATCCCTACAAACATAACACCATTAGGGGGTGATTGTATCtcgggattaaatatgtagtatgtttggttcatgagatttaacctcgcagctcaatcctagatggataattagtcatagctaactcACTACAActaaaaataatctcacaacccaatcctagattatatcttggtaatattttatctaagaaatcGAACACCACCTTAATATTTAATACTGCTATGACATTAATAAAAATGTACATGAAATGTGATAATTATACCTCAAGAGTTGGGGTTTGTGGGGGCAGTGGAAAGTGGGATGCACATAGAGCTTAAGGTAATCTCTCCATAAAGTGAAGCTCTGGTTTGAAGTATTGGCAACGTTGAAATTCCCACATTTGATGGGATCTGAAGCACTCTTGGCTTCGTACTGCTTCTTCTCCGAATCAGccaaattgaagaactcttTCACTGCTTTAAACATTGATTCCATCAAGCTCTCGGGTACACCGTGATTCACAAGCTGCCAAACacataatttatattaataaacaGCATCTAATTAATAATGCTATGTATATAAGTATGTAACTATGTAGTTATAGAATTGATCGTACGATGAAGAAACCCCAATCCCGACATGCTGTGGCGAGATCGTGGACAGCCTTGGAGCGTTGATGAGGATCTCCGGCGACGAGGGCTGAGAAATCGATGATAGGGAGGGAGTCGGAAGTGAAAGCAGTGCGCTCGTTGGTGAAGTTGAATTTGGAAGGGACGGATtttagagaagaagaagaagaatctgATAAGTGTTTAAGAGTGGCATCGAATTCGAAGTGCTTAAATGAATCAGAACCTGCAACTCTTGATGCCATTGCTAGTTacctttcttctcttttttcttttgttagGTTATGGGAAACAGAAAGTGCGTTTGAAAAAGGAAGTTGTAAGTGAAGTATATATAGAAGTAGGAGTGAATAGAACAATAATGTTGATTGGTTGAATATGTATCACTTTGCAAAGCAATGCAATTATGCAAGAGAGAGCATTTCAGGTATGGGGCTTTCACTTCTCCGCCACGTGTTCCCACGTTTGTTTCGTTAGCGCATCCCTAAGGGGAGAGGTAAATAAgataaatggagaggtaaagttATATACTCAtcatatttatctttttataatgaaaaatcattctccaaggggagaggtatttgagaaggtattatacctCTTCCCATTTTGAAGAtgtatctttacctctccatcaatggagaggtaaaattttataacatttttttcatgaaaaatcattctccaagggaGAAGGTATCacactttatgttttttaatgtattttttactattattttatgtttaaaaatcatttacctttctatataccttTTTCTTTTGGAGTATGTTTCTTTTTGGAAggatatattttactttttgagGAGGTATATAGATGATATGccttttttatttaccttcatTCGTGGAGATGCTCTTGCCCTTATAAATTGGAAATCAATTGACGGAATATTATTATAGGACATGAAATCTATTATAATATGTAAATTGGAAATCAATTGACGGAATATTATTATAGGACATGAAATctattataatactccctccgtcccgtgctactcgcacgtttacttttcggctcgtcacaaagtccttacactatttataatttaagttagaattaatgcatttaattaatatgttagtttaagttaagagctcttttattaaatgatgtctcattacacctaaaattcttttttaattacacaaaaaaatcaatcccaaatttacggcctaaaatgaaaagtgcgagtagcatgggacggagggagtatgtaattATGCCCTAGTGGCGTGCGTGCTACCAACACACGAAATCTGTTTGTATTATAATATACCCTAGTGGCGTGCTACTAAGTATATAAAATGTAGTCTCTATGTTTCATTAGTTGGTACAATTCATTTATatacttattttgaaaaaaaatatatttcttgCGTCCCAGCTAGATTGAATGAAAAATTTTGGGCATGAATATTAAGAAATAgtgttgaaaagtaaaagagatgaataAGGCAGGAAAGATaaaaaagagagtaaaataggtgatgaaataaagtaaaattaattggatgttttgtttttagtaaaaaaaaatgactcaacttggttgcgacatcccaaaaaggaatacgactctaattagttgggacggagggagtaataaatagttaaaatggagagagaGTTAGGTAAGAGAAAGCATATTGTAGAGAATAGTCTTCattacattattttctctctctccacttCAACTATTTAGTACTATAtctagaaatgactcaactataagtCAACTTaccaaatggaaaaatgactcaactatgaggaaatagagagagtattattCATACAAAATGAGTGTGAAAAAAGAAATGTAACAACCCTAATGGAACATAGAGGATACAATGTGTAAGACtgtaaaaaagttagtggaatattaagttaatggaatatgagatccacttTTTTATGTTggtcttataaaaatatatggatgaagtaaattagtggaatgtggaacctACTTATCaattatgataaaaaataaagtgtgactcttattataggacaaatggagtattatttttgtaacTTATACTTACCCATCACAAG
This sequence is a window from Salvia splendens isolate huo1 chromosome 5, SspV2, whole genome shotgun sequence. Protein-coding genes within it:
- the LOC121805688 gene encoding 2-oxoglutarate-dependent dioxygenase 19-like; this encodes MASRVAGSDSFKHFEFDATLKHLSDSSSSSLKSVPSKFNFTNERTAFTSDSLPIIDFSALVAGDPHQRSKAVHDLATACRDWGFFILVNHGVPESLMESMFKAVKEFFNLADSEKKQYEAKSASDPIKCGNFNVANTSNQSFTLWRDYLKLYVHPTFHCPHKPQLLRDVVQEYTQITRKLALELVEAVCEALELNQRRYVDEILKMESSFQMFVTNYYPRCPQPDQAIGIPQHTDPGMFTFLVHNGVAGLQIEHDGKWFNADSPQNSILVNAADQLEIFTNGRCKSVKHRAVVNEEKDRISIVVANGPSGEAVIGPAEALVEKDGGAKYYAMKYEEYVESQLTKSRFDGKSLLEQQIIFSTN